Proteins encoded within one genomic window of Kibdelosporangium phytohabitans:
- a CDS encoding helix-turn-helix transcriptional regulator, translating to MLETSARLLRLLSLLQSRRDWTGPELAVRLGVGERTVRNDIERLRSLGYPVDSTRGAAGGYRLGAGAAVPPLLLDDDEAVAIVLGLRAATGLTAIEEISLRALAKIEQVLPRRLRRRAAALTEFAMRVPADTPGPEIDADVLTALAAACRDTERVRFDYRTHRGADTRRDVEPYRLVVWGRRWYLLAWDTERVDWRTFRVDRMSPRTPFGPRFTPRSLPADDITAYVSQRVSSAAWRYRAEVVVHAPASEVAPRIPPTAGHVEPRDADTCVLHTGSDSLDSLVAHIGLLGMDFDVTGPPELIERIKVLAGRYTRATPD from the coding sequence ATGTTGGAGACCTCCGCCAGGCTCCTGCGACTGCTGTCTCTCCTGCAGTCGCGCCGCGACTGGACCGGACCGGAACTGGCCGTGCGCCTCGGCGTCGGCGAGCGGACGGTGCGCAACGACATCGAACGGCTCCGGTCGCTCGGCTATCCCGTGGACTCGACCCGCGGCGCGGCCGGGGGCTACCGGCTCGGCGCAGGTGCCGCGGTCCCGCCCCTGCTGCTCGACGACGACGAGGCCGTCGCGATCGTGCTCGGCCTGCGGGCGGCCACCGGGCTCACGGCGATCGAGGAGATCTCGTTGCGCGCACTGGCCAAGATCGAACAGGTGCTCCCGCGCAGGCTCCGCCGCCGCGCCGCGGCGCTCACCGAGTTCGCCATGCGAGTACCGGCGGACACCCCAGGCCCCGAGATCGACGCCGACGTGCTCACTGCCCTCGCGGCGGCCTGCCGTGACACCGAGCGGGTCCGCTTCGACTACCGCACCCACCGCGGCGCCGACACCCGCCGTGACGTCGAGCCCTACCGGCTGGTCGTCTGGGGCCGGCGGTGGTATCTGCTGGCATGGGACACCGAGCGCGTGGACTGGCGGACATTCCGCGTCGACCGGATGAGCCCGCGAACCCCGTTCGGCCCGCGCTTCACACCTCGCTCGTTGCCGGCCGACGACATCACCGCGTACGTGTCACAGCGGGTCTCGTCCGCCGCGTGGCGCTACCGCGCCGAGGTGGTCGTGCATGCGCCAGCGAGCGAGGTGGCGCCCCGTATCCCACCCACGGCCGGGCACGTGGAACCGCGCGACGCCGATACCTGCGTGCTGCACACCGGGTCTGACTCGCTCGACTCACTCGTGGCCCACATCGGTCTGCTCGGGATGGACTTCGACGTGACCGGGCCACCGGAGCTGATCGAGCGGATCAAGGTGCTGGCCGGTCGCTACACCCGCGCGACGCCGGACTAA
- a CDS encoding IclR family transcriptional regulator, whose translation MGSGSKSGQHGRRVLEGAFLVLEEVARAGEAGLTQLAATTGLPKATVHRLLLQLAELGAVRREAGRYRVGARVFRLGQAWDPVPALRAASRQPLRQLAAVTGQASVGLSVQEAERSTLISCRRGELDEILPWRVGTLLPHGCAVDIVSATCTPGVPPPDGYSAAAWKRVVSRAFDQGMAFDYTKSGPWGACCMGAPIHAPSGRVVAALALAVLDERRLAALAPAVRRFAGMITANLARLPSCHG comes from the coding sequence ATGGGGAGTGGATCGAAATCTGGACAACATGGGCGAAGGGTGTTGGAAGGTGCCTTCCTCGTGCTGGAGGAAGTCGCTCGAGCGGGTGAGGCCGGTTTGACCCAACTGGCTGCCACCACCGGCTTGCCCAAGGCAACCGTGCACCGGCTTCTGCTCCAGTTGGCGGAGCTGGGGGCGGTCCGGCGTGAAGCTGGGCGATACCGTGTCGGGGCGCGCGTCTTCCGATTGGGGCAGGCATGGGATCCTGTTCCGGCATTACGGGCCGCTTCGAGACAGCCACTCCGGCAACTCGCTGCGGTAACGGGCCAGGCGAGCGTGGGTTTGTCTGTGCAGGAAGCAGAGCGGTCCACCCTCATCAGTTGCAGACGCGGTGAATTGGATGAAATCCTGCCCTGGCGGGTCGGCACACTACTGCCGCACGGATGTGCGGTAGACATCGTCTCCGCGACGTGCACACCTGGCGTGCCGCCGCCCGACGGGTACTCCGCAGCGGCGTGGAAGCGAGTGGTTTCCCGCGCCTTCGATCAGGGAATGGCCTTCGACTACACGAAATCAGGGCCCTGGGGCGCGTGCTGCATGGGAGCCCCCATCCACGCGCCATCTGGACGCGTCGTCGCCGCCCTGGCCTTGGCAGTGCTCGACGAAAGGAGGCTGGCGGCACTCGCCCCAGCAGTTCGGCGGTTCGCTGGCATGATCACTGCCAATTTGGCGCGATTGCCTTCCTGCCACGGGTGA
- a CDS encoding epoxide hydrolase family protein codes for MEINPFKIDVPQADLDDLADRLARTRFTEELPAGVSGDYGVRVDPIRELVRRWRDDFDWRAVEKRLNDIPQFTTVIDGQTIHFLHVRSAEPDAFPLILTHGWPGSFVEFLDVIGPLTDPAAHGGDPKQAFHVVIPSLPGFAFSGPTTEGGWNRYRTARAWARLMAGLGYDKYGAHGNDAGALVAPELGRVDPDHVTGVHVDQIYSFPSGDPAEFAGMPEDELAELTRLQEFGADKMGYNELQSTQPQNLAHALADSPAGQLAWSYQLFGDGVDPDFVLTNVAIYWFTRTTASSMRFYWEDKHTQEADMPQGPTTVPLALAAFAYDFSGIKRFAHRDHANIVSWTEFGRGGHYPAHEVPELLVGDLRRFFTGTAG; via the coding sequence ATGGAGATCAACCCGTTCAAGATCGACGTGCCCCAGGCCGACCTCGACGATCTCGCCGACCGGCTCGCCCGCACGCGCTTCACCGAGGAGCTTCCCGCCGGCGTGAGCGGTGACTACGGCGTGCGCGTCGATCCGATCCGTGAGCTCGTTCGCCGCTGGCGCGACGACTTCGACTGGCGCGCGGTCGAGAAGCGCCTCAACGACATCCCGCAATTCACCACCGTGATCGACGGGCAGACCATCCACTTCCTGCATGTCCGCTCCGCGGAGCCCGACGCGTTCCCGCTCATCCTCACGCACGGCTGGCCCGGCTCCTTCGTGGAGTTCCTCGACGTCATCGGGCCGCTGACCGATCCGGCCGCGCACGGCGGCGACCCGAAGCAGGCCTTCCACGTGGTGATCCCGTCGCTGCCCGGGTTCGCGTTCTCCGGGCCGACCACCGAAGGCGGCTGGAACCGCTACCGCACGGCACGCGCGTGGGCGCGGCTCATGGCCGGTCTCGGCTACGACAAATACGGGGCACACGGCAACGACGCGGGGGCGCTGGTCGCGCCGGAGCTGGGACGCGTGGATCCCGATCACGTGACCGGCGTGCACGTCGACCAGATCTACTCGTTCCCGTCCGGCGACCCGGCCGAGTTCGCGGGCATGCCCGAGGACGAGCTGGCCGAGCTGACCCGCCTGCAGGAGTTCGGCGCCGACAAGATGGGATACAACGAGTTGCAGTCGACACAGCCGCAGAACCTCGCGCACGCGCTCGCCGACTCACCGGCGGGCCAGCTCGCCTGGAGCTACCAGCTCTTCGGGGACGGCGTTGATCCTGACTTCGTGCTCACCAACGTCGCGATCTACTGGTTCACCCGCACCACGGCGTCGTCGATGCGCTTCTACTGGGAGGACAAGCACACTCAGGAAGCCGACATGCCGCAGGGCCCGACAACGGTACCGTTGGCGCTCGCCGCGTTCGCGTACGACTTCTCGGGAATCAAGCGGTTCGCACACCGCGACCACGCCAACATCGTGTCCTGGACCGAGTTCGGCCGTGGTGGCCACTACCCGGCGCACGAGGTGCCCGAGTTGCTCGTCGGGGATCTGCGGCGGTTCTTCACGGGCACGGCGGGCTGA
- a CDS encoding winged helix DNA-binding domain-containing protein, producing MITLGLRALNRATLARQLLLQRTERSVPDVVEHLVGLQAQTPHSWYVGLWSRVAGFQPDVAVDLITGRALVRLALMRSTIHLVTASDAWRLRPLMQPVLDRDLFTNHVHGRAIRGVDVAALVEAGRELLTQPRTSRALGTLLNERWPDRPAATLAYAIRNQLPLVQVPPRGLWARSGPIAHVSAESWLGDERPDGATVADVVCRYLGAFGPATVKDLQTWSGLTRLREIVDSMDLLALRGADGSELFDLPDAPRPDPDTPAPPRFLYDFDNLMLSYADRSRVITDEFKRLSFRPHGPVPQAVLIDGVTAGEWTFSHTGGVAALTVRTYRSLPAATADAVEAEAAQLLDFLAPDAEVRDVELLVVEE from the coding sequence GTGATCACACTAGGCCTGCGGGCCCTCAACCGCGCGACGTTGGCCCGCCAGCTGTTGCTGCAGCGCACCGAACGCTCGGTGCCCGACGTGGTCGAGCACCTCGTCGGGCTCCAGGCGCAGACGCCGCACAGCTGGTACGTCGGGCTGTGGAGCCGCGTCGCCGGCTTCCAGCCCGACGTCGCCGTCGACCTGATCACCGGCAGGGCGCTGGTGCGCCTGGCGTTGATGCGCTCCACCATCCACCTGGTCACGGCATCCGACGCGTGGCGATTGCGCCCGCTCATGCAACCCGTGCTCGACCGCGACCTGTTCACCAACCATGTTCACGGCCGCGCCATCCGCGGAGTGGACGTCGCCGCGCTCGTCGAGGCGGGGCGCGAGCTGCTGACGCAGCCGCGCACGTCCCGCGCGCTCGGCACCCTGCTGAACGAGCGATGGCCGGACCGGCCCGCCGCCACGCTGGCCTACGCGATACGCAACCAACTGCCGCTCGTGCAGGTACCGCCGCGCGGACTGTGGGCACGCAGCGGCCCGATCGCGCACGTCAGCGCCGAGAGCTGGCTGGGCGATGAGCGTCCCGACGGCGCGACGGTCGCCGACGTGGTGTGCCGCTACCTCGGGGCGTTCGGACCGGCGACGGTCAAGGACCTCCAGACGTGGTCAGGCCTGACGCGGCTACGCGAGATCGTCGACAGCATGGACCTGCTGGCGCTCCGCGGAGCGGACGGCAGCGAGCTGTTCGATCTTCCGGACGCACCGCGACCCGATCCCGACACGCCCGCCCCACCGCGATTCCTCTACGACTTCGACAACCTGATGCTCTCCTACGCCGACCGCAGCCGGGTCATCACCGACGAGTTCAAGCGCCTCTCCTTCCGCCCGCACGGTCCGGTCCCCCAAGCGGTCCTCATCGACGGCGTCACGGCCGGCGAATGGACGTTCAGCCACACCGGCGGGGTCGCCGCCCTGACCGTCCGGACGTACCGTTCGCTGCCCGCCGCGACCGCCGACGCGGTCGAGGCGGAGGCGGCTCAGCTACTCGACTTCCTCGCTCCCGACGCCGAGGTCCGCGACGTGGAGTTGCTCGTGGTGGAGGAGTAA